gcccccccgccccGTTCCCTCCCGCTGCTGCTTTACCACTGCTGCCAGCTGAAGTCGTCGTTGGATCCGAAGACGAGGAAGAAGCCCAGGATGGTCCCGAAGATGACTATGTTACCCGTTAGCACAAGCGCACACGCCCCCCAGGCAATCTGTGAAGCAACGCCAGAGGAAGTGAGTCATTAACGACATCCAGGTCAAAACCAACTGCACCAGTTAACAGAAGAAAAGCTACAAGATGTTTACGTTAACATATTCAAGGCATGACAGTGGACACAAGTGATAAATGGTTTGAAGTTAAAGTTTCTTGATTAGGTAAACTTAATGTAAAGGAGGGGCCACAAAGCTCCGACTACGGCGACTTACAACTTCAGCTCTTGCGAAGACGACGGGCAGGCCGAAGGCTGAAATGACGATGCCCGTCGTGAGGAAGATGGCCAGCTCTTTGCAGGCGTTACTGGCCGAGTCTGTGTCGTCAATCACCCTCCGCGAGATGCAGTAAGGGATCGGAGagaggatgtagaagaagaggaggaacaaagGCCAGTATTTGCTGCAGAcggggaaaaaagaggaagacaTTTATTCCCACGAGGTATAAACGGACACAATGCAGGAGATATGGTGCTTTTTGATGCCAATATGTcaatatttatacaaaaaatataaaatgcagcaacagaaattggattattttaaatatacactTGATTTAGATGCAAAGGtttgtaaaaactgaattaGAATGAGCTGCACTATcgataataaataatgaaaaagcaAGTACTCCATATGGACCAGCCTGTATTATTAACATGTTGAAATTGGCAGATAATATCAGTGAGGCTCTACTGATAATAAACAGTTATTGCTTCCTCTCCTCTAGTCGGCTGGTCTGAGGCCTAAGAGGAAAATGAGATTAGAGCCAGATCCACCCGAGCTCGTCCCCTCGTGTCAGGGACTG
The Hippoglossus stenolepis isolate QCI-W04-F060 chromosome 7, HSTE1.2, whole genome shotgun sequence genome window above contains:
- the leprotl1 gene encoding leptin receptor overlapping transcript-like 1 isoform X2, with amino-acid sequence MAGIKALISLSFGGAIGLMFLMLGCALPVYDKYWPLFLLFFYILSPIPYCISRRVIDDTDSASNACKELAIFLTTGIVISAFGLPVVFARAEVIAWGACALVLTGNIVIFGTILGFFLVFGSNDDFSWQQW
- the leprotl1 gene encoding leptin receptor overlapping transcript-like 1 isoform X1; this translates as MAGIKALISLSFGGAIGLMFLMLGCALPVYDKYWPLFLLFFYILSPIPYCISRRVIDDTDSASNACKELAIFLTTGIVISAFGLPVVFARAEVIAWGACALVLTGNIVIFGTILGFFLVFGSNDDFSWQQWSKSSCLGGVKYFRKRARWVLSEAGGQSRPALRIMGRWTRF
- the leprotl1 gene encoding leptin receptor overlapping transcript-like 1 isoform X3 — translated: MAGIKALISLSFGGAIGLMFLMLGCALPVYDKYWPLFLLFFYILSPIPYCISRRVIDDTDSASNACKELAIFLTTGIVISAFGLPVVFARAEVIAWGACALVLTGNIVIFGTILGFFLVFGSNDDFSWQQ